The genomic DNA CCCCGTTTCTGTCCGACTTTACAATCATACGAACTTTATTTAGAAAAAGCAAGAAAGGTAACGTATTTGTAACTATTCCCGATATTTTTCTAAATGATACCTCTAATACCTAGATTATGTAAAAAAACTGTTTGGTTTTTGTTATTGTTTTTCTTGTGTATCTTCTTTATGATTCGTAATATTTTAAAATATGCCAAAAATCTCTTGTTTCACGCGACTTCTACAGAAAAAGGAGCAGATTTTCATCCGCTCCTTCCGTTCACTCAGTTTTCTTGTAAGGCGTAGTTTTCACGAACAACGTTTGCAATCCGTTCCACATACATATCACATGCTTCTTGCGTCGGTGCTTCCGCCATGACACGGACGAGTGGTTCTGTCCCTGACGCGCGGACGAGGATCCGACCGTTGCCTGCCATTTCCGCTTCTACTTCAGCAATGATTGCTTGAACAGCCGGACCGTTCATCGCACCATTTTTATCCGATACGCGAATGTTGACGAGGCGTTGTGGGAAGACCGGCATCTCCGCTGCGAGTTCCGACAATTTCTTGCCTGTCGCCTTCATGATTTGTAAGAGCTGGACGCCTGAAAGCATCCCGTCTCCTGTTGTCGAGTAATCCATGAAGATGATGTGACCCGACTGTTCGCCGCCGAGTGTATAGTTGTGTTTACGCATTTCTTCCACGACATACCGGTCACCGACCGCTGTCTGTAATGCCGTCATGCCGTGTTCAGCGACTGTCTTATGGAAACCAAGGTTACTCATGACTGTCGCGACGATTGTGTTATCTTTTAAGCGACCAATTTCATTAAGGTATTTTCCACAGATGAACATGATTTTATCGCCGTCGACGATTTTACCGTTCTCATCGATTGCAATCAAACGGTCGCCGTCGCCGTCAAATGATAGACCAACGTGAGCGCCTTTTTCAAGAACGAAGTCAGCTAAATGTTCAGGATGCGTCGAGCCGACACCTTCGTTGATGTTCAAACCGTTTG from Exiguobacterium sibiricum 7-3 includes the following:
- the glmM gene encoding phosphoglucosamine mutase; this translates as MGKYFGTDGVRGVANVELTPELAYRLGRTGGYVLTKHESTRPKVLIGRDTRVSGQMLENALIAGLLSIGAEVMRLGVISTPGVAYLTKTMDATAGVMISASHNPVEDNGIKFFGSDGFKLDDATELEIEGLLDEVEDTLPRPSGKELGFVHDYYEGAQKYLHMLRQTSDEDFSGIHVAIDGAHGATSSLAPRLFGDLEAEVSTIGTTPNGLNINEGVGSTHPEHLADFVLEKGAHVGLSFDGDGDRLIAIDENGKIVDGDKIMFICGKYLNEIGRLKDNTIVATVMSNLGFHKTVAEHGMTALQTAVGDRYVVEEMRKHNYTLGGEQSGHIIFMDYSTTGDGMLSGVQLLQIMKATGKKLSELAAEMPVFPQRLVNIRVSDKNGAMNGPAVQAIIAEVEAEMAGNGRILVRASGTEPLVRVMAEAPTQEACDMYVERIANVVRENYALQEN